One Setaria italica strain Yugu1 chromosome II, Setaria_italica_v2.0, whole genome shotgun sequence DNA segment encodes these proteins:
- the LOC105913901 gene encoding pentatricopeptide repeat-containing protein At2g15980, with translation MNAAGTRGRDPTPDPSSSYFVDAAHPYAAAAATALTSHRAKSKWSHLSSIPVPSPLPPSATAAVLLLLRRRPHTALRFHAFALRRLLPSHSPPPLVLSASAAHVAAASRLRGAALAVLASASRHYSPAEIFNALAATYRRFASAPFVFDLLLLAYLRSRRDALAAASVARRILAAGARPLPSTAAALLRSLPSAAAALDMYHQIYTHSTPQSSHLLQPTVHTFNSLLLAFYREGKCDEFKIVLQEMGKYSCRNNVCTYSIRMAEYCDCRDVEKARGLWGEMVQEGIQPDVIVCNTMIGGYCRAGEVGMAEEMFKNMEMDGIDPSATTFEWLVRGHCMAGDAEAALLVRADMRRRGFGLASEVVEELLDALCQNGRVQDGLHVLREEMRREEFAPTRRSYEILIKGFCDEGEVEVAIRLQAEMAGKGFNAGSEVYHAFICAYEKSQDYEMVEKLRKEMTVMGT, from the coding sequence ATGAACGCCGCCGGCACACGCGGCCGAGACCCCACCCCCGACCCCTCGTCCAGCTACTTCGTCGATGCCGCCCACCCgtacgccgccgctgccgccaccgcgctCACCTCCCACCGCGCCAAGTCCAAGTGGTCTCACCTCTCCTCGATCCCCGTCCCGTCCCCGCTCccgccctccgccaccgccgccgttctcctcctcctccgccgccgaccgcaCACCGCGCTCCGCTTCCACGCCTtcgcgctccgccgcctcctcccctcccactcccctccccctctcgtcctctccgcctccgccgcccacgTCGCGGCCGCCTCGCGCCTCCGGGGCGCCGCCCTCGCtgtcctcgcctccgcctcccgccacTACTCCCCGGCCGAGATCTTCAATGCCCTCGCCGCCACCTACCGCCGCTTTGCCTCCGCTCCATTtgtcttcgacctcctcctcctcgcgtaCCTCCGCTCCCGCCGCGACGccctcgccgcggcctccgtcgcccgccgcatcctcgccgccggcgcccggccgCTCCCCTCCACTGCCGCCGCTCTTCTTCGATCacttccctccgccgccgcggcgctcgacATGTACCATCAAATCTACACACATTCAACTCCACAGAGCAGCCACCTGCTCCAGCCGACCGTTCACACCTTCAATTCCCTTCTCCTAGCCTTCTACCGCGAGGGCAAGTGCGATGAATTCAAGattgtgctccaggaaatgggCAAATATTCCTGCAGGAACAATGTCTGCACCTACAGTATTAGGATGGCTGAGTACTGCGATTGTAGAGATGTGGAGAAGGCACGAGGACTGTGGGGTGAGATGGTTCAGGAAGGGATCCAGCCTGATGTAATTGTGTGCAACACGATGATTGGTGGCTATTGCCGTGCTGGGGAGGTAGGGATGGCAGAGGAGATGTTTAAAAATATGGAGATGGATGGAATTGATCCAAGTGCCACGACGTTTGAATGGTTGGTTAGGGGGCATTGTATGGCAGGGGATGCTGAGGCGGCGCTGCTTGTGCGTGCAGACATGAGGAGGAGGGGGTTTGGGTTGGCGTCAGAGGTTGTTGAGGAATTGTTGGATGCATTATGTCAAAATGGTAGGGTTCAGGATGGCTTGCATGTTTTGCGGGAGGAGATGAGGAGGGAAGAGTTTGCGCCAACTCGGAGGAGTTATGAGATATTGATAAAGGGGTTTTGTGATGaaggggaggtggaggtggcgatCAGACTCCAGGCAGAGATGGCTGGAAAAGGATTTAACGCTGGTAGCGAGGTTTACCATGCATTTATTTGTGCCTATGAGAAGTCTCAAGACTATGAGATGGTGGAGAAGTTGAGGAAAGAAATGACAGTGATGGGCACTTAG